From a single Raphanus sativus cultivar WK10039 chromosome 3, ASM80110v3, whole genome shotgun sequence genomic region:
- the LOC130509215 gene encoding 40S ribosomal protein S20-1-like: MAYAPPMKQGKAGFEETQEQIHKIRITLSSKNVKNLEKVCTDLVRGAKDKRLRVKGPVRMPTKVLKITTRKAPCGEGTNTWDRFELRVHKRVIDLFSSPDVVKQITSITIEPGVEVEVTIADS, from the exons ATGGCGTACGCACCACCGATGAAGCAAGGAAAGGCAGGATTTGAGGAGACACAAGAGCAGATTCACAAGATCAGAATCACTCTCTCCTCTAAGAACGTCAAGAACCTTGAGAAGG TGTGCACTGACTTGGTCCGCGGAGCTAAAGACAAGAGATTGAGAGTCAAAGGACCAGTGAGGATGCCAACTAAGGTTCTCAAGATCACCACCAGAAAAGCTCCTTGTGGTGAAG GAACAAACACATGGGACAGATTTGAGCTCCGTGTGCACAAGCGTGTGATCGATCTCTTCAGCTCTCCTGATGTGGTGAAGCAGATCACTTCCATCACCATCGAGCCTGGTGTCGAGGTCGAGGTCACCATCGCTGATTCTTAG
- the LOC130509778 gene encoding 40S ribosomal protein S20-2-like, producing the protein MGRCTDLVRGAKDKRLRVKGPVRMPTKVLKITTRKAPCGEGTNTWDRFELRVHKRVIDLFSSPDVVKQITSITIEPGVEVEVTIADS; encoded by the exons ATGGGTAGGTGCACTGACTTGGTCCGTGGAGCAAAAGACAAGAGGTTGAGAGTCAAAGGACCAGTGAGGATGCCAACTAAAGTTCTCAAGATTACCACCAGGAAAGCTCCTTGTGGTGAAG GAACCAACACATGGGACAGATTTGAGCTCCGTGTGCACAAGCGTGTGATTGATCTGTTCAGCTCTCCTGATGTGGTGAAGCAGATCACTTCCATCACCATTGAGCCTGGTGTTGAGGTCGAGGTCACCATTGCTGATTCTTAG
- the LOC130509214 gene encoding hypersensitive-induced response protein 4, with protein sequence MGNTNCILGGCIDQASVGVVERWGRFEHIAEPGCHFFNPLAGQWLAGVLSTRINSLDVKIETKTKDNVFVQLICSIQYRVVKANADDAFYELQNPREQIQAYVFDVVRALVPMMTLDALFEQKGEVAKSVLEELEKVMGAYGYSIEHILMVDIIPDPSVRKAMNEINAAQRLQLASVYKGEAEKILQVKRAEAEAEAKYLGGVGVARQRQAITDGLRENIMNFSSKVEGTSSKDIMDLIMITQYFDTMRDLGSSSKNTTVFLPHGPGHVRDISDQIRNGLMEASSARVGDEV encoded by the exons ATGGGGAATACGAATTGCATACTGGGAGGTTGCATCGATCAAGCGAGCGTGGGTGTGGTAGAACGCTGGGGACGATTCGAGCACATAGCCGAGCCTGGATGCCACTTCTTCAACCCTCTCGCCGGTCAGTGGCTCGCCGGTGTCCTCTCCACCAGGATCAACTCTCTCGACGTCAAAATCGAGACCAAAACCAAG GATAATGTGTTTGTGCAGCTGATATGCTCGATTCAGTATCGCGTGGTGAAAGCAAACGCTGACGATGCTTTTTACGAGCTTCAGAACCCTCGAGAGCAGATCCAAGCTTACGTTTTTGATG TGGTTAGAGCTTTGGTTCCAATGATGACGCTCGACGCTCTTTTTGAACAAAAGGGAGAAGTCGCCAAGTCTGTTCTTGAAGAACTCGAGAAG GTGATGGGTGCTTATGGATACAGCATTGAACACATTCTCATGGTTGACATTATTCCTGATCCTTCTGTTCGCAAGGCCATGAATGAAATCAATGCAG CACAAAGGCTCCAGCTCGCGAGTGTTTACAAAGGAGAAGCAGAGAAGATTCTCCAAGTGAAGAGAGCGGAAGCAGAGGCGGAAGCCAAGTACCTGGGCGGTGTGGGTGTCGCTAGACAGAGGCAAGCGATCACAGACGGACTGAGGGAGAACATAATGAACTTCTCTAGCAAAGTAGAAGGCACTTCGTCCAAAGATATCATGGACTTGATCATGATCACGCAGTACTTTGACACCATGAGAGACCTCGGAAGCTCATCTAAGAACACAACCGTGTTTCTTCCTCACGGTCCGGGGCACGTGAGGGATATCAGCGACCAGATTCGTAACGGTTTGATGGAGGCGTCCAGTGCTCGTGTCGGCGACGAGGTTTAA
- the LOC108845453 gene encoding polycomb group protein EMBRYONIC FLOWER 2-like, with product MPDTPLIIRKTSSMIDQMHNEYFRAHMSEEEKIAAEESFNAYFYPTQLYTRLQDRAEKNPLFLQRSLNYQIEAKHQRRIQMSLLLSGSIDAAGIQTQKLFPLIIMLAKLVSSKPTAEDSAVYKFSRTCSITGVDGQANFLLPDMGRLALKSRSLVILFISFAGARNSQFVIDSSKIHSGSIYFVLAGGQCLWSKIHLESLYSSWQKYPNMDLGEKATSVSLVEMQPCFLQPMSMSQKCVVIQVPSNPLTSSSPQQVQVTISAQEVGATENLPYSSSFSLKDIPSSSVVLSIKRLRKGQVAFSYKYYNNKLQKSQVTGDFTCPFCLAKCVSFKGLECHMPSTHDLFNYEFWVNETYPVVNVSLKSETMINEFSNVHKKEVQINEGDRNARLEPYPSSSKKSGRRKQKTPLRNSMPGPLKITDDADSVKSEKSQIPPGGAESSTQLVPPRSPAELQMMQMWKSYVKERRIVENGRISLGCEAFSKLHGPLMARNPDLRWCWTKYIWTLKIYGHIDDRTVKNCTLFIEHVAK from the exons ATGCCAGACACTCCTCTCATCATTCGTAAAACCTCTTC AATGATAGATCAGATGCACAATGAATACTTCCGTGCACATATGTCGGAAGAGGAGAAGATTGCTGCTGAAGAGAGCTTCAACGCATATTTCTATCCTACTCAACTCTACACGAGACTTCAAGATCGTGCTGAAAAGAAT CCTTTGTTTCTTCAGCGAAGTTTGAATTATCAGATTGAAGCCAAACATCAAAGGAG AATACAAATGAGTTTGTTACTTTCCGGCAGTATAGATGCTGCTGGTATACAAACTCAAAAACTGTTTCCTCTTATTATTATGCTGGCAAAACTTGTTTCTTCTAAGCCTACTGCAGAG GATTCTGCAGTATATAAGTTCAGTCGTACATGTAGCATAACTGGAGTTGATGGACAAGCCAACTTTCTTCTCCCTGATATGGGCAGACTCGCTTTGAAGTCAAGATCCCTTGTTATCTTATTTATCAGCTTTG CTGGTGCGCGAAATTCTCAATTTGTCATTGATTCAAGCAAGATTCATTCAG GTTCTATTTACTTTGTTCTGGCAGGAGGACAATGCCTATGGAGCAAAATACACCTGGAATCTCTCTATTCGTCGTGGCAGAAATATCCAAATATGGACTTGGGAGAGAAAGCCACTTCAGTCTCTCTTGTTGAAATGCAGCCTTGCTTTTTACAG CCAATGTCTATGAGTCAGAAGTGTGTCGTGATTCAGGTTCCCAGCAATCCTCTCACCTCG AGCTCACCGCAGCAAGTCCAAGTCACCATATCTGCACAAGAGGTTGGAGCAACGGAAAATCTTCCTTATAGTTCTTCATTTTCATTGAAGGACATCCCTTCCTCTTCAGTAGTGTTGTCCATTAAGCG GTTGAGAAAAGGACAAGTAGCTTTCAGTTACAAATACTATAACAACAAATTACAGAAATCTCAAG tAACTGGAGACTTTACTTGTCCATTCTGCCTCGCAAAATGTGTCAGTTTTAAG GGCCTGGAATGTCACATGCCATCAACCCATGATCTCTTCAATTACGAATTTTGG GTAAATGAAACATATCCGGTTGTAAATGTGTCTCTCAAGAGTGAGACAATGATCAACGAG TTTTCCAATGTTCATAAAAAAGAAGTTCAAATTAATGAGGGCGACCGTAATGCAAGGCTGGAACCATACCCTTCCTC TTCAAAGAAATCCGGACGTAGGAAGCAGAAGACTCCATTAAGGAACTCAATGCCGGGGCCTCTTAAGATCACTGACG aTGCTGACTCTGTTAAAAGTGAGAAGAGCCAAATACCACCTGGGGGTGCTGAGTCGTCTACTCAATTAGTTCCTCCTAGAAGTCCTGCAGAATTGCAAATGATGCAAATGTGGAAATCTTATGTGAAGGAGCGCCG AATAGTCGAAAATGGTCGCATCTCATTGGGATGTGAGGCGTTCTCGAAACTACACGGACCCCTCATGGCCCGAAATCCGGACTTGCGCTG GTGCTGGACAAAGTATATCTGGACACTGAAGATTTACGGCCATATTGACGACCGAACCGTGAAGAACTGTACTTTGTTTATCGAACATGTTGCTAAGTGA
- the LOC108845930 gene encoding uncharacterized protein LOC108845930, producing MIDSTLEFVNKTTSNSLFMFLFCNVIIILILMGNSKPGSEDKLGSKEPMLVSESVLSSKSMLLSESRTLNSKADFKKPVLIPESVLSSKPVLVSESVLSSKPGLEKPELISDSTLPLNSGLQEPEMISKSVGSSQPVGSDQSLTSKPGLNVISSGLKLGSDCLEKEDERGRMRKKESLEVENESLEVERVLRRRAEEFIRKVNTQWKLENTRLLY from the coding sequence ATGATAGATTCTACCTTGGAGTTCGTCAACAAAACCACTTCCAATTCTTTATTCATGTTTCTCTTCTGCAACGTGATCATCATCTTAATCCTCATGGGAAACTCTAAACCGGGTTCAGAAGACAAGCTCGGTTCGAAGGAACCCATGCTGGTATCTGAATCGGTTCTCTCTTCCAAGTCCATGTTGTTATCTGAGTCGAGGACCCTCAACTCAAAGGCAGATTTTAAGAAACCCGTGCTGATACCTGAATCGGTTCTGTCCTCCAAACCCGTGCTAGTGTCTGAATCGGTTCTCTCTTCCAAACCCGGTTTGGAGAAACCAGAGTTAATATCTGATTCTACTCTCCCGTTAAATTCCGGTTTACAAGAACCGGAAATGATATCAAAGTCGGTTGGCTCCTCCCAGCCTGTGGGTTCTGATCAATCGTTGACTTCTAAACCCGGTTTGAATGTAATATCTTCTGGGTTGAAACTCGGTTCAGACTGTTTAGAGAAGGAGGACGAGAGAGGGAGaatgagaaagaaagagagctTGGAAGTAGAAAATGAGAGCCTGGAAGTGGAGCGTGTGCTTAGAAGACGAGCTGAAGAATTTATTCGTAAAGTTAATACTCAATGGAAATTAGAGAATACTCGTCTCCTATACTAA